One Oculatellaceae cyanobacterium DNA window includes the following coding sequences:
- a CDS encoding phage tail protein codes for MSNLPIPPMPNPGLGVTTGVDLPVGTVVAFAGKISSSSSDSPSAYITNIEALGWMLCDGKSLEVSQYPDLFAVLGYLYGGQIDKLHIFRVLAVVAKSIAGYFKAVPK; via the coding sequence ATGTCCAATTTACCTATCCCCCCTATGCCAAATCCTGGTCTGGGTGTAACTACTGGCGTTGATTTACCTGTCGGTACGGTTGTTGCTTTTGCGGGAAAAATTTCATCATCTTCCTCAGATTCCCCTTCAGCCTATATAACTAACATTGAAGCACTAGGTTGGATGCTATGCGATGGAAAATCGCTCGAAGTATCTCAATATCCTGACCTCTTTGCTGTCCTTGGATACCTTTATGGAGGGCAAATTGACAAATTGCACATCTTCCGAGTTTTAGCAGTAGTCGCCAAATCTATCGCTGGCTACTTTAAAGCAGTACCCAAGTAA